The Hymenobacter sp. DG01 sequence TCTGCTGTGGCTGCTCTGCCTGCTGGCCCCGGCAGCCCGGGCCACCCACATTGTGGGCGGCGAGCTGGACCTGCAATACCTGTCGGGCAACCGCTACCAGCTGACCCTTAACCTGTATTTCGATGCCGTAAACGGGCAGGCCGGCGCCCTCGACCGGGAGCTTACGGCCAGCATTTTCGAGAAGGGCAACAACCGCCGGATGCTGGACGTGCCGCTGCCCCTGACCAGCAACACCCTCGTCAACTACACCAACCCGGCCTGCACTACCCCCTCCCTGGTTACTAGGCGCCTGATTTATTCCCAGGTCATTACCCTGACCAGCCAGGCCTACGGCAGTCCGAACGGCTACTATGCGGCCGTAGAGCGCTGCTGCCGCAACAATGGCATCAGCAATATTATTGATCCGGGCGGGGCCGCTCAGACGTTCTACCTGGAGTTTCCGGCCGTGGTGCGGGGCGGGCAGGCTTTCCGTAACTCCACGCCGCGCATTTTCCCGCCCCTGAGCGACTATGCTTGCCGCGGCGAGCTGTTCTATTACAACTTCAGCGGTACTGATGCCGACGGCGACTCCCTGGTGTACGACCTGGTAACGCCCCTGAATGGCTCGTCCAACACGTTTACCCCCAAACCCGCCCGGGCCTCCGCGGCCCCCTACAGCACCATACGCTGGGCCGACAGCCTCTCGGTAAACCGCCAGATTCCGGGGCGGCCTACCCTGAGCATCGGGCGGTTTACGGGGCGGCTGGAGGTACGGCCTACCCGCCTAGGCCTGTTTGTGTTTGGGGTGCGCTGCACTGAGTACCGGAAGGGAGTGCGATTAGGAGAAGCCCGGCGCGATTTTCAGCTCAAAGTCATCAACTGCCCCACCAATGCCCGCCCGAAAGTAGTAATGCAGGTACCCGGCCGCAGCCGCCCCTACCAGCTCGGGCGCGATACGCTGCGCATGACGCCCACCACCGGCCGCTGTTTCACCCTGAAGTTCACTGACCCGGACCCCACCTCGACCCTGACGTTGTCGTTGCGGCCGGTTAATTTCTCGGTGCCCCTGCCCACGCTCAGCGTGCAGCAGGGCATGGTGCGGGCGCCCGGCGCCCCCGATACGCTGGTGTCGCAGCTTTGCTTCCCGGCCTGCTTTAACACCCGGGGCCAGGTGTTTCTGCTGGATGTGATTGTGGCCGACGATGGCTGCAGCCTGCCCAAGCGCGACACCGTGCGGGTAGCCGTTACCTCCATTCCTGACCCCAATGCCCCACCCCTGCTGCGCACCACTGCCGCCCTGCCCCTGCGCGCCCGTCCCGGCGACCTGATTAACTTCGAGTTAGTAGCGGCCGACCCCGACAACGACCCGCTCACCCTGGAAATGAGCGGCCGGGGCTTCTCGCCGACGGCCCTCGGCGCCCAGCTTACTCAACTGCAAACCAATGGCCAGCTAACGGGCCGCTTCAGCTGGCGCGTTGATTGCCGGGCTGTGGATAAGCCACTCTATGAGTTTGAATTTACGGCGGCGGCTACCCCCTGCGCCGAGCGGCAGGCCACCACGGTGGTCGTGCCCATCCAGATTGATTACCTCAACCACGCCCCCGCCCTAACCAGTACCCTGCCGCCTGCGGCTGGCTCTTCGCCCGTGCCCGTCGTGATTAGGCGGCCCATCGGGGGCATGTACGAAGCAACGTTGGCGGGGCTGGATATTGACCAGGATGCCCTGACCCTGGCAGCTACGGGCGCCGGCTTCGACCTGGCCGCGGCCGGCATGAGCTTCGAGGCTCGCAACGGCACGGGCCAGGCCGCTGGCACATTCCGGTGGGAAGCCAACTGCGAGGCCGTGCGCCGTAATGGCCTGGAGGTAACGTTCGTGCTCCAGGAAAGCACCTGCCGCCCGCAGCCCCAGACCCGGGTGGTTCGTTTTGAGGTAGAGCCCCCGCCCGCGCGCGAATTCATTCCCTCCAACATCATTACGCCCTACCAGCGCGACGACAAAAACGACTACTTCGAGCTGGATAACCTAAAAAACAACCTGCCCCCGGATTTCTGCGACTCCCGCTTTGCCGACATCGACATCTTCAACCGCTGGGGCGCCCGCGTGTACCACACCACCAACCGCAGCTTCCGCTGGGACGGGGACGGCCTGCCCGCCGGGGTGTATTATTACCTCATCGAATTTACGGACAAGAAACGCTACAAAGGCACCGTTACCATTGCCAACTAAGCGGCTTCGGTACACACAGAAAAAGCCCGGCCGGGCCGGGCTTTTTCTGTGAAACGCGGGGGCTTTCTACCTCCCGCCAAAGTATTAGGCAACGGGGCAGCCGGGTCGAGGCGGGCTTTAATACAGGAACAGAAACACCGCGAACAGCCCTACCCATAGCACATCAATGAAGTGCCAGTACAGGGTAATCATGCGCAGCTGCAGGCGGCGGTAGGGGTTGCGAATGAATACCAGGCTCCGGACGGCGTCGCGGGAGGCATGGTGGGTACGCAGCAGCAGGGCCAGCAGAAACAGCATGCCCCCCAGCAGGTGGGCTACGTGCAGGGCCGAGAGCAGGTACACAAACGTGCCGCTGGCTACCCCATCCAGGGCCACGCCCTGGGTAGTCAGCTCGCGCCAGCCCAACACCTGCAGGCCGGCAAATACACTGCTCAGCAGCAGCGTAGCCCCCAGACAACGGCCCAGCCCGGTCAGGTCGTCGTGGGCGTAAAGGCGGCGGGCCTGGTTGATGGTGTAGCTGCTAATGAGCAGCACAATGGTACTCAGGGAGAAGAAGCGCGGGAGCGGGTAAATGCCCGTAGGGGCATCACTCTGGTGGCGGGTGTAGGCATAGGCTACTACCAGCATCAGGAACAGCACGGTAATGCCGCCCAGGCCCAGGTAAAGCATCAACAGCATGGGCGGTACCCGCTCCATACGCTGGAAGGCCGAAGCCGGCCGGCCGGCTCCAATTTTGTTGGTTCGTTCTTGGTCGGAATTCATGAGGTGAGAGGCGGGACTACGTGCCAGTAAGCAAACCAATCTGCAGCCCTTTAGTTCCGGCCCACCGGGGCCAACCTGACAGGAAGAGCGTTGGAGCAAGATACGTAAAAAGCTCCTCGCCCGGCGTGCTTCTTTCGGGCGAAAAGCACACGCAGCGAGGAGCTTACTACTCCGGAATACATATCAGTCCAGCCCCTGACCCCGAGCCGCCGGAAAGCAGGCTCGCCCGGGTAAAGCGTACAGCTAGCTACCCCGAAAAAACGAGCCGATTTTGCCCAGCACGGCATTCAGGGTAATCTTGGCTGAGCGGCCCGTACCGAAGGTGACGTGGGTTTTGCCCGCTACCCGCATATCCAGCACCAGGCCTAACTGCAGGGCCAGGTCGTTGAGCTGCTGCAGCGGGTCGAGGGGGGAGCCGGTTTTGGGTTTGGGGGGCGCGTTGGGGTCTTTAGGCGGGCCGCTGGTGATTTTATCGAAAACGCGCTGGCTGGGAAAGTTGACGATGAGGTAGCCCCCGGAGCCCGCCACCTGCACGTCGTCGCCGTCGAGGGTGATAACCAGCCGGGCTTCTACGTCGAGGCCGCTAGCCAAGGGTACTGGGGTTGGCGGGGGGTAGGGCGCCGGAGGGCGGGTTTTCGCCGCGGGTCCGGATGCGCAGGGAGCCGTTCAGGCGCCAGGTGGTGGGCGTGGTTGGGTTGGCGGGGTTGGGCACCTGCAGTTCCATTTGCTCGAAGTTGAAGGCTACCTCTACCCCGCCCGAAAGCTTGGATAACAGGGAAGCGGCCGTATCGGCCCAGGAAGTAGGTTGGTCTGGCATAGCTGCGAAGCTAAAGGAAGAATGAATTGAAAAGCGCGGAAACGAAGCCGCCGGCCTCTGCAAACGGTCCGGCGCGGGGCAAGTTACGAGTTGGGGCTGGCAAGACCTTTGCAACGGCCGGTTTGGCCCTCCGGTATCAAAACCCGAAAAGCTTGCGTATGCAGCTCAACGGTTGGTTTTCCACCTCCTTCTTTCTGCTCTATGTCTTCCCTTCGTCTTTTGGTAACCGGCCTCAGCCTGGCCGCTACCCCCGCCCTGGCCCAAAACCTTCCTTCCATCGACTGTGCCCACCCCTTCGGCCTTTACGATAATATGGAGATGGTGTATCAGCTGCAGGATGCCCGCGGCAAAGCCACTGGCACCATCCGCAACCGTGTGGTTAGCCTGGGCTCCGAGCAAAACAAGAATCAAACGATTACTACGAATACCGTGCTGCTGAAAAGCGGTATGTACGATACGAAAAACAAGCTCCTGCGCCTTCAGGACCTTACCTTCCGCTGCCGCCAGGATACCAGCTTCACCGATGGCAGCGCTGAGCTAAATCCCGAGAGCCTGCGCTCCTTCCGCGACCGGCGCTTTGCCTACGCGCCCGTGCCTTTGGCCTGGCCCAACCAGCCTACGGTAGGCTCGGAGCTGCCCGGCGGCGGTATTACGGTGCAGGTCAGCAGCACGGCCGTGGATATTGCCCAGGTATATACCAGTGTGCGGAAGCGGCGCGTAACGGGCACTGAAAGCGTGACTACCCCGGCCGGTACCTTCCAGTGCTATAAGGTGGAAGCCGAGCGGGAAAGCGCCACCGCCGCCCGCGCCGATATGGTGATGCGCAACGTGGTGCGCGTAGTTGATTACTACTCCCCGGCCGTGGGCCTTGTGAAGTCGGAGGTGTACGATAAGAAAGGCAAGCTGGAGCAGGTGCGCCTGCTGGCCGCCATCAACAAAGAGTCGGCGGCGGATGCAGTGGAGAAAACCAAGGAGAAGTACAAGGTCAAAAAATCGTAACTTCAGGTCGGGTTTTCCTTTCACCTCTCAGCCTCTCTGATCATGCCGAAGTCCTTCTTATATGGTACCGCATTTGTTCTGCTGGCCCTAAGCCAGCCCTTGAGTGCCAGCGCCCAGAAAAGCAAAGCCAAACCCAAAGAAGCCTGCGACGACAAGGCGGAAACAGCTGCTCAGGCCAAGGCCGCAACCCAAGCCCCCGGCAGCATTTACGGCGCTAGCTTTGCCGCCGCCGACGCCCGCCCCATAAGCGAGCTGCGCCAGCTCCTGGGTACCCGCGACTCGGCCCAACTGAAGCTGGTGGGCACGGCCGAGGCGGTGTGCCAGGCCAAAGGCTGCTGGCTTACCATGGCTATGCCCGACGGCCAGAAGGTGCGCGTGCGCTTTAAGGATTACGCTTTCTTCGTGCCCAAAGACATTACCGGCCGCCGGGTGGTAGTAAATGGCTGGGCTCACCGCGAGGTAGTATCGGTGGCCGCGCAGCAGCACTACGCCCAGGATGCCGGCAAATCGGCCAAGGAAATTGCGGCCATCACCCGCCCCCAGGAGCAGCTCAACTTTGAGGCCGACGGGGTGCTGATTGAAGGCAAATAACCTAGCTTTTCAGGCGCCGGCCTGATTCACTAAGACTGTATTTGGGCAAGCCCGTCTGCTAACTCCAGGCGGGTTTGCTCGTTCACAGACTCACATAAAGCCGTAGCTTGCAGTCCTGAAATCGGGCGGGCAGCCAGGGCTTTGCCCTCCGGCCGGCGCTTGTACCTGTGCTCCAACTTCTTCCCATGACGACCGACATCCAGCAGCAGATAACGGCCCTCACCGAGCGCCTCCACCACCTCAACTACCAGTACTACCAGCGCGATATTTCCGAAGTACCGGACCAGGAGTTCGACCAGATGCTGGCCGAGCTGGCCCGCCTGGAGCGGGAGTACCCACAGTTTGCCCACCCTAACTCGCCCACCCAGCGCGTAGGAGGCACCATTACGAAGCAGTTTCCCACGGCCAAGCACCGCTACCCCATGCTAAGCTTGGGCAATACCTACTCCGAGGCCGACCTGCGCGAGTTCGACGAGCGGGTGCGTCGGGGCCTGGAAGGGGCTGATCTGCATTACGTCTGTGAGCTGAAATTCGATGGGGTAGCCATGAGCCTGACCTACCAGGAAGGCCAGCTAACCCAGGGCGTGACGCGCGGCGACGGCACCCGCGGTGATGTAGTCACCAGCAACGTGCGCACCATCCGGACCCTACCCCTGCACTTGCGCGCTGAGGGTCCTACCCAGCCCCCGGAGTTTGAAGTGCGCGGGGAAGTATTTATGCCCCTGCCGGTTTTTGCCGAGCTGAATGCCGAGCGGGAAGCCAACGGTGAGGCCCTGCTAGCCAACCCGCGCAATGCCGCCAGCGGCACGCTCAAGCTCCAGGACTCGGCGCAGGTGGCGGCCCGCAAGCTGCGCTTCTACGCCTACTCCTTCCTGATGCCGGGGCGCAACCAGTTTCCTACCCATAGCGCCTCGCTGGAAGCCCTGCAAGCCTGGGGCCTGCCTGTGTCGGATACGTGGCGTTTGTGTGGCACTATTGAGGAGGTGCTGGATTTCGTGCATGAGTGGGAGAAAAAGCGGTTTACGCTACCCGTTGCTACCGATGGCATCGTAATTAAGGTAGATGATTTCCGCCAGCAGGAGCTGCTGGGCTTCACCGCCAAAAGTCCCCGCTGGGCCATTGCCTACAAGTACCCCGCCGAAGCCGCCCGCACCCGCCTCAACACCATTCAGTACCAGGTGGGCCGCACCGGCGCTGTAACGCCCGTTGCCCTGCTCGATCCGGTACCCTTGGCCGGCACGGTGGTGAAGCGCGCCTCGGTGCACAACGCCAACCAGATTGCCGCCCTCGACCTTCGCCTCGGCGACTTAGTGTTTGTGGAGAAAGGCGGCGAAATCATTCCCAAGATTACAGGCGTTGATTTTGCTTCGCGCCCCGCTGATGCCGTTCCTATTGTGTACCCCACTGAGTGCCCGGCCTGCGGCACTCCGCTAATTCGGCCCGAGGGGGAAGCCCACTTCCGCTGCCCCAACGATCGGGGTTGTCCGCCCCAGCTCAAAGCCAAGCTGGAGCACTTCGTGTCGCGCAAAGCCATGAACATCGACGGGCTGGGCGCCGAAACTGTGGGCCGCTTCTTCGACCTGCGCCTGGTGACCAACGCCGCTTCCCTCTACGATCTGCCGGCCAAGGCCCACGAGCTAGCCCAGTTGGAACGCATGGGCGAAAAATCGGTGCAGCGCCTCACTACTGGCCTGGAGCAGAGCAAGCAGGTACCCTTTGATCGGGTGCTGTTTGGCCTGGGCATCCGGTACGTGGGCGAAACCGTGGCTGAGAAGCTGGCCAACCACTACCGTACTGTTGATGCGCTGGCGGCGGCTTCGGCTACGGAGTTGGCGGCCGTGCCGGAGGTAGGCGGGGTTATTGCCGAGTCGGTGGCTGCGTGGTTTCAGGAGCCAGAGAACCGGCAGCTGGTAGAAGGCTTGCGGGCCGCCGGCGTGCAGCTGGCCCTGACCGGCGAAGCGCCCCAGCCCGTGAGCGACCGGTTGGCCGGCCTTACGTTTGTGCTTTCCGGAGTATTTGAGCAGCACAGCCGCGAGGAGCTGCAGCACCTGATTCAGCAAAACGGCGGCAAGATTACGGGCAGCATCAGCAAAAAGCTCAGCTACCTGGTAGCCGGCGACAAGATGGGCCCTGCCAAGCGCGAAAAAGCCACCGACCTGAAAGTGCCCATCATCACCGAAAACGAGCTGCTAGCCATGATTCCAACCAGCCTCGATGCTACCGACGCCGTGCTGGACCAAATCCTGGGTGCTCCGGCTACCGAAACCTCGGCGGCTTCGGAGGAAACCCTACCCCCCGCTCCTTCTTCAAACCCCGGACAGCAGGGCACGCTTTTCTAATCGATTTTGTCCGTTGCGTGGGGTAGCAACTTCCCGGAGAAGCTGCCTCAGCTTGTTCCTTTGATTCTTCTTATTTGCTTATGTCTCTTCGTTTGTTTGCCGCTGCTGCTCTGCTGAGCATCGCCAGCCCCGGCTGCTCCCAAGATGGGGGCCAGTCCATTACGCCGCCGGCTGCCGTGCAGCAGCAACTCAACCAGCCCGGCACCGTGCTGCTGGATGTGCGTAGCCCCGAGGAATTTGCCGCCGGCCACTTGCCCGGCGCTCAAAACCTGGACTACCGCGCCGATGACTTCGCCCAGCAGGTCGCCAAACTCGACCCCAAGCAAAACTACGTGCTTTACTGCGCCTCTGGCAACCGCAGCGGCAAAGCCGCCATCCTCATGCAGGAGAAAGGCTTTAAGCAAGTGGTCAACGCCGGCGCTTACAAGACGCTGCAAGAGAATGGCGTGAAAAAGTAAGGCCTTCCTATCAATACAAAAAGAAGCCAGGGCATCAGCTGATGCCCTGGCTTCTTTTTGTCATTCCGAGCAGAACGGGGAATCTGCGTTAGCAACTCATGGTGACAACTGACTAATAAGACCGTCATGTCGAGCTTGTCGAGACATCTCGCCCGAATCGTTGGGGTAGTAATCCAACATCAGTACGCGAGATGTCTCGACAAGCTCGACATGACAGGTTAGAAGGCAGGATGCTTCGGCTACGCATGAAGTTCTTGTAACTACCTACCAGCTCCGGCATCCCTACCCCCTTAGAAGCTTTGAACCATGCTGTTGTGCAGGGTGCGGGGGCTCCAGTAGCCGCTGGCAATGATGCGGCGAATGGTGTAGAGTGGGTCCTGCTGGTCGCGCTTCTCAGCCAGGATGAAGGCCGCATCCATGCCGCGCTTCTTCAGCTCCGGAATAGCCTCGGGGTTCCAGAGGCCAAAGGGGTAGGCGAAGTAGTTGATTTTCTTGCCGGTAATTTCTTCCAGTTGCTTAGTGGGTTTCTCGATCTGCGTCACCCAATCATTGCCCTGGTATTTCTTTACGTTATGGTGGTCCCAGGTGTGCGAGCCAATCACGTTGCCTTCATCCGAAAGCTGCTTTACCTGCGCCTTGCTCATGTAGTTGGGGCGGCCCAGGCTTACCGTCATGATAAAGTACACGGCCTTGAAACCATACTTGTCCAGCGTGGGGCGGGCCACCGTGAACTGGTCGAGGTCGGTGTCGTCGAAGGTCAGCATCACGGGCTTGCTGGGCAGCGGAGCGCCGGTGGTGAGGTAGGCGAACAGCTGGTCGGGCAGGATGGTGTGGTAGCCCGAGTCGGCCAGCATCTTGATCTGGGCCTTAAACTGCTCTACCGGCACGATGTAGTCCTTGGCTCCTTTGGAGTCCTTGGCGCGCCAGTCGCGGATCTGGTGGTAGCACAGGATGGGCACCTGGGGCCGGGCAATGATGGTAGCGGCGTCGGCGCGCTTGTTGGCCGGGATGGTGGCGGGGCTGCCGCCATTGCCGACACTAGCGGCAGTGGCATTACCGGCAGTGGCAATAGTAGCCGTTTCGGCCGAGTCGGCGGCCAGGGCCGAGGAGGTGGCGGCGTTGCTTTCAGCGGCGGTAGCATTTTTGGCGTCGCTGCAGGCCGTGAGGGCGCCTAGGCTGGCCAGAGAAACCGCGGCCAGCAGCGGGTAATAAGTAAATTTCATGAAGGAGAGAAACGCGGCCGGCACCAGGGGAACCGTACTTTTGAAAGAAACGGGCCGACCTTCGCCGCTGGTATTGTACCTTCGCCGCGGGTCTTCCCTCCTACAAATCAACCGCTAATTTCCCGCATGGACAAACTCCGTGGCACTGGCGTAGCCCTCGTTACCCCCTTCACTCCTACCCCCGAGCGCGCCGTGGACTACGCCGCCCTGCGCCGCCTCGTCGACTTCACTATTGAAGGCGGCGTGGAGTACCTCGTTATCAACGGCACCACGGCCGAATCGGCTACCCTCACCACCGAAGAGAAGGCCGAAGTGCTGCGCGTAGTGCGAGAGCAGGTGGCCGGGCGCGTACCGCTGGTGTACGGCATCGGGGGCAACGACACGGCCGCTACTGTGCGCACCATCCAGAATACCGACCTGACCGGCATTGTGGCCCTGTTGTCGGCCTCGCCCTACTACAACAAGCCCAGTCAGCGCGGCATCATCGCCCACTACCAACAGCTGGCCGACGCCTCACCGGTGCCCGTGATTCTGTACAACGTGCCCGGCCGCACCAGCTCCAACATGACGGCGGCCACTACCCTTACCCTGGCCCAACACCCCAACATCATCGGCATTAAGGAAGCCAGCGGCAACCTGGAGCAGTGCATTGCCATTGCCGCCGCCAAACCCGATGGTTTCCTACTGATTTCCGGCGACGACATGATGACGACTTCGCTCATCAGCTTCGGGGCTGTGGGCATCATTTCGGTACTGGCTAACGCCTTCCCGCGCCGCTTCTCCGATATGACCCGTGCCGCCCTCCAGGGCGACTTCAAGGCGGCCAGTAAGCTGCTGTTCAGCTTCGTGGAACTGAACCCGTTGATGTACGAGGAAAGCAACCCCGTCGGGGTAAAAGCCGCCCTGGCCGCCCAGGGCCTCTGCGCCGATGCCGTGCGCCTACCCCTGGTAGAGGGCTCAGAGAGCTTAAAGCAACGGATTGCAGCTTGCGCTCAATAGAATACTGCAGGATGTATAATAAGAAAAGGCGGCCTTGTGCCGCCTTTTCTTGTAAGTGGTTATCCGTGCCAGCCATAAGCAAGGCTATGTTCCCTGCTCATGCCTTTGTCTTATTACCCAACTTATGTTGGTAATACGCTTCTGCAAAAACTGAAATATTCACCATAGCGCCCACCAGAAAGCTCCGGACCTTTGTATTACTCAGTTACTTACTCTTTCGGTCGTCCCGAGGTAGCCGACGAGCTTTTTGATACAGCACCAACGGCGGCTTACGGTTCGTCTTACGCGAAAAACACGATGGAAAACACTCAGTTGCCAATGCCAGCCAAAGCACCACACGGCATCAACGGAAAAATGCGCGCCGCCCACGTTGGCCTGCGCACTACCGACTATGCAGGCACCCTGAACTGGTACACGGAAAAACTAGGCTTCCGAATAGTAAAGGAATGGACGGTAGGAAACTTACAGCTAGCGTTCCTGGCGCCGGCCAATGATGACAACTTTTGGCTAGAAGTAGTTTGCGAAGAGACACTGGACTCTACTCCCGAACCGCCCCGCCCCATTACCTCAGGCTTCCATCATCTGTGTCTGGAAGTCGACAATGTGGAAGAAACTCTGTCAGCGTTGCGGGAAAAGGAAGTTCGGGTTATCCGGGAGCCTTTCTCTGTGCCGGCCATTGGCAAGCGCTGCGGGTTCATTACCGACCTGCATGGCAATGTGATTGAGTTTGCTGAGAACATCAACTAACTTCTATCAGACCCTGGCACAGTACTTCCCAATTACCACC is a genomic window containing:
- a CDS encoding gliding motility-associated C-terminal domain-containing protein; this translates as MPTSTLVVIFQRGVLLWLLCLLAPAARATHIVGGELDLQYLSGNRYQLTLNLYFDAVNGQAGALDRELTASIFEKGNNRRMLDVPLPLTSNTLVNYTNPACTTPSLVTRRLIYSQVITLTSQAYGSPNGYYAAVERCCRNNGISNIIDPGGAAQTFYLEFPAVVRGGQAFRNSTPRIFPPLSDYACRGELFYYNFSGTDADGDSLVYDLVTPLNGSSNTFTPKPARASAAPYSTIRWADSLSVNRQIPGRPTLSIGRFTGRLEVRPTRLGLFVFGVRCTEYRKGVRLGEARRDFQLKVINCPTNARPKVVMQVPGRSRPYQLGRDTLRMTPTTGRCFTLKFTDPDPTSTLTLSLRPVNFSVPLPTLSVQQGMVRAPGAPDTLVSQLCFPACFNTRGQVFLLDVIVADDGCSLPKRDTVRVAVTSIPDPNAPPLLRTTAALPLRARPGDLINFELVAADPDNDPLTLEMSGRGFSPTALGAQLTQLQTNGQLTGRFSWRVDCRAVDKPLYEFEFTAAATPCAERQATTVVVPIQIDYLNHAPALTSTLPPAAGSSPVPVVIRRPIGGMYEATLAGLDIDQDALTLAATGAGFDLAAAGMSFEARNGTGQAAGTFRWEANCEAVRRNGLEVTFVLQESTCRPQPQTRVVRFEVEPPPAREFIPSNIITPYQRDDKNDYFELDNLKNNLPPDFCDSRFADIDIFNRWGARVYHTTNRSFRWDGDGLPAGVYYYLIEFTDKKRYKGTVTIAN
- a CDS encoding cytochrome c oxidase subunit 3 codes for the protein MNSDQERTNKIGAGRPASAFQRMERVPPMLLMLYLGLGGITVLFLMLVVAYAYTRHQSDAPTGIYPLPRFFSLSTIVLLISSYTINQARRLYAHDDLTGLGRCLGATLLLSSVFAGLQVLGWRELTTQGVALDGVASGTFVYLLSALHVAHLLGGMLFLLALLLRTHHASRDAVRSLVFIRNPYRRLQLRMITLYWHFIDVLWVGLFAVFLFLY
- a CDS encoding DUF4920 domain-containing protein translates to MPKSFLYGTAFVLLALSQPLSASAQKSKAKPKEACDDKAETAAQAKAATQAPGSIYGASFAAADARPISELRQLLGTRDSAQLKLVGTAEAVCQAKGCWLTMAMPDGQKVRVRFKDYAFFVPKDITGRRVVVNGWAHREVVSVAAQQHYAQDAGKSAKEIAAITRPQEQLNFEADGVLIEGK
- the ligA gene encoding NAD-dependent DNA ligase LigA, giving the protein MTTDIQQQITALTERLHHLNYQYYQRDISEVPDQEFDQMLAELARLEREYPQFAHPNSPTQRVGGTITKQFPTAKHRYPMLSLGNTYSEADLREFDERVRRGLEGADLHYVCELKFDGVAMSLTYQEGQLTQGVTRGDGTRGDVVTSNVRTIRTLPLHLRAEGPTQPPEFEVRGEVFMPLPVFAELNAEREANGEALLANPRNAASGTLKLQDSAQVAARKLRFYAYSFLMPGRNQFPTHSASLEALQAWGLPVSDTWRLCGTIEEVLDFVHEWEKKRFTLPVATDGIVIKVDDFRQQELLGFTAKSPRWAIAYKYPAEAARTRLNTIQYQVGRTGAVTPVALLDPVPLAGTVVKRASVHNANQIAALDLRLGDLVFVEKGGEIIPKITGVDFASRPADAVPIVYPTECPACGTPLIRPEGEAHFRCPNDRGCPPQLKAKLEHFVSRKAMNIDGLGAETVGRFFDLRLVTNAASLYDLPAKAHELAQLERMGEKSVQRLTTGLEQSKQVPFDRVLFGLGIRYVGETVAEKLANHYRTVDALAAASATELAAVPEVGGVIAESVAAWFQEPENRQLVEGLRAAGVQLALTGEAPQPVSDRLAGLTFVLSGVFEQHSREELQHLIQQNGGKITGSISKKLSYLVAGDKMGPAKREKATDLKVPIITENELLAMIPTSLDATDAVLDQILGAPATETSAASEETLPPAPSSNPGQQGTLF
- a CDS encoding rhodanese-like domain-containing protein, whose protein sequence is MSLRLFAAAALLSIASPGCSQDGGQSITPPAAVQQQLNQPGTVLLDVRSPEEFAAGHLPGAQNLDYRADDFAQQVAKLDPKQNYVLYCASGNRSGKAAILMQEKGFKQVVNAGAYKTLQENGVKK
- a CDS encoding polysaccharide deacetylase family protein; its protein translation is MKFTYYPLLAAVSLASLGALTACSDAKNATAAESNAATSSALAADSAETATIATAGNATAASVGNGGSPATIPANKRADAATIIARPQVPILCYHQIRDWRAKDSKGAKDYIVPVEQFKAQIKMLADSGYHTILPDQLFAYLTTGAPLPSKPVMLTFDDTDLDQFTVARPTLDKYGFKAVYFIMTVSLGRPNYMSKAQVKQLSDEGNVIGSHTWDHHNVKKYQGNDWVTQIEKPTKQLEEITGKKINYFAYPFGLWNPEAIPELKKRGMDAAFILAEKRDQQDPLYTIRRIIASGYWSPRTLHNSMVQSF
- the dapA gene encoding 4-hydroxy-tetrahydrodipicolinate synthase yields the protein MDKLRGTGVALVTPFTPTPERAVDYAALRRLVDFTIEGGVEYLVINGTTAESATLTTEEKAEVLRVVREQVAGRVPLVYGIGGNDTAATVRTIQNTDLTGIVALLSASPYYNKPSQRGIIAHYQQLADASPVPVILYNVPGRTSSNMTAATTLTLAQHPNIIGIKEASGNLEQCIAIAAAKPDGFLLISGDDMMTTSLISFGAVGIISVLANAFPRRFSDMTRAALQGDFKAASKLLFSFVELNPLMYEESNPVGVKAALAAQGLCADAVRLPLVEGSESLKQRIAACAQ
- a CDS encoding VOC family protein; the protein is MYYSVTYSFGRPEVADELFDTAPTAAYGSSYAKNTMENTQLPMPAKAPHGINGKMRAAHVGLRTTDYAGTLNWYTEKLGFRIVKEWTVGNLQLAFLAPANDDNFWLEVVCEETLDSTPEPPRPITSGFHHLCLEVDNVEETLSALREKEVRVIREPFSVPAIGKRCGFITDLHGNVIEFAENIN